From the Bdellovibrio reynosensis genome, one window contains:
- a CDS encoding arylesterase: MRPFLFFILLTFSSLAFAEKKLIVLGDSITEGYGVAKDAAYPSLLEKKLHEIGKKEWKVVNSGVSGSTTASGVTRMKWLFKSKPDVVLLALGANDGLRGLKIEDSQKNLAAAIEYAQKEKVRVILCGLYMPPNYGKAYTDQFKKMYESLASKYKLVFIPFILEKVGGNPKYNLADGIHPNEEGHKIIAETIFSTLKSAL; the protein is encoded by the coding sequence ATGAGACCTTTTTTATTTTTCATACTTCTTACTTTCTCCTCATTAGCATTCGCTGAAAAAAAATTGATCGTGTTGGGTGATTCCATTACGGAGGGCTACGGTGTCGCCAAGGATGCTGCCTACCCATCACTTTTAGAAAAAAAGCTTCATGAAATCGGCAAAAAAGAATGGAAAGTCGTGAACTCTGGCGTTAGCGGTTCAACCACTGCATCTGGCGTTACGCGAATGAAGTGGCTGTTTAAATCGAAACCTGATGTCGTGCTTTTAGCGTTAGGTGCCAACGACGGACTGCGCGGTTTAAAGATCGAAGACAGTCAGAAAAATCTGGCAGCGGCGATTGAATACGCACAAAAAGAAAAGGTTCGTGTGATTCTTTGCGGTCTGTATATGCCACCGAATTATGGAAAAGCTTATACTGATCAATTCAAAAAGATGTATGAATCTTTGGCGTCCAAGTACAAGCTTGTTTTCATTCCATTCATTTTAGAAAAAGTCGGTGGCAATCCAAAATACAATTTGGCTGATGGCATTCATCCCAATGAAGAAGGCCATAAGATCATCGCTGAAACTATTTTTTCAACCTTGAAGAGTGCCCTATGA
- a CDS encoding ABC transporter ATP-binding protein — protein sequence MSLILKNVRKSFQQGDSQIEVLKGLQTNIEPGQIVAIVGQSGSGKSTLLSLLAGLERADSGEILVDNVNLVGLSEKEITSFRAQNIAIVFQQYHLIAHLTALENVMLSLEILKMDDTREKAEAALKELGLGHRLDHFPSQLSGGECQRVAIARALVVKPKILLADEPSGNLDTHTGDKVMDVFFEIVRKHEITTILVTHSEALAQRCQRNLRLEEGQLREI from the coding sequence ATGAGTTTAATCCTAAAAAATGTTCGTAAAAGTTTTCAGCAAGGTGATTCGCAAATTGAAGTTCTAAAGGGACTGCAAACCAATATTGAACCAGGACAAATTGTCGCGATCGTCGGTCAGTCAGGCAGCGGGAAATCCACGCTGCTATCGCTTTTAGCGGGATTAGAGCGTGCTGACTCTGGGGAAATTCTTGTGGATAACGTAAATCTTGTGGGCTTAAGTGAAAAAGAAATCACAAGCTTCAGAGCGCAAAACATCGCCATCGTTTTTCAACAGTACCATCTGATTGCGCATTTAACCGCGCTTGAAAACGTCATGCTGTCTTTAGAAATTCTAAAGATGGATGACACACGGGAAAAAGCTGAAGCCGCATTAAAAGAATTAGGCTTAGGACATCGCTTGGATCATTTTCCAAGCCAATTAAGCGGCGGGGAATGTCAGCGTGTCGCTATTGCTAGAGCTTTAGTGGTAAAACCTAAAATTCTTTTAGCCGATGAACCAAGTGGGAACTTAGATACACACACCGGTGATAAAGTGATGGATGTGTTTTTCGAGATCGTGCGCAAACATGAAATCACCACCATTCTTGTGACCCATAGTGAAGCTTTAGCGCAACGTTGCCAACGAAACTTACGCCTTGAAGAAGGTCAGTTGAGGGAAATCTAA
- a CDS encoding RNA recognition motif domain-containing protein yields MAKKLYVGNLPYSVDDEALHQHFAQFGAVDSAKVIMDRETGRSKGFGFVEMADDSAADQAIERANGVELNGRPINVSEARPQAPREGGPRRGGFGGDRNGGGPRRGGFGGDRGPRGPR; encoded by the coding sequence GTGGCAAAGAAATTATACGTAGGCAACTTGCCTTATTCAGTAGACGATGAAGCTCTTCATCAACACTTCGCTCAATTCGGAGCGGTAGACTCTGCGAAAGTAATCATGGACAGAGAAACAGGTCGTTCTAAAGGCTTCGGCTTTGTAGAAATGGCTGATGATTCTGCGGCTGATCAAGCTATCGAAAGAGCTAACGGCGTTGAATTGAACGGTCGTCCAATCAATGTATCTGAAGCTCGCCCACAGGCTCCTCGTGAAGGTGGCCCACGTCGTGGTGGTTTCGGTGGCGATCGCAATGGCGGTGGTCCTCGTCGCGGTGGTTTCGGCGGCGATCGTGGTCCTCGCGGCCCGCGCTAA
- a CDS encoding YajQ family cyclic di-GMP-binding protein → MPSFDIVSEIDVQEVDNAVNQARKEVEGRYDFKGSKAEIQWDKKEIILTAEDDYKVEAMGGILQTKLHRRGIDIKAIKFEKKEEAGGRMLRQKVLLVQGIEKEVAKDIIKLIKDSKLKVQPAIADDKIKVSSKSIDELQECISLVRGGNFSIPLQYNNMRP, encoded by the coding sequence ATGCCATCGTTTGATATTGTTTCTGAGATTGATGTTCAAGAAGTTGATAATGCCGTTAACCAAGCCCGCAAAGAGGTTGAAGGGCGTTATGACTTCAAAGGCAGCAAAGCTGAAATTCAATGGGATAAAAAAGAAATTATCCTAACAGCTGAAGATGATTATAAAGTTGAAGCGATGGGTGGGATTCTACAAACGAAACTTCATCGTCGCGGCATCGATATCAAAGCCATCAAATTTGAGAAAAAAGAAGAGGCCGGCGGCAGAATGCTGCGCCAAAAAGTTCTTTTAGTTCAAGGTATTGAGAAAGAAGTCGCGAAAGACATCATTAAATTAATTAAAGATTCTAAGCTAAAGGTACAGCCTGCAATTGCGGACGATAAAATCAAAGTGTCCTCAAAAAGCATTGATGAGCTGCAGGAATGTATCAGCCTTGTACGTGGTGGGAACTTTTCTATTCCTTTACAATATAATAATATGCGCCCGTAA
- a CDS encoding GNAT family N-acetyltransferase, whose protein sequence is MISSLAAAVSLERVSMNLQSFYQLRLNRIHKFKAKIDIKLEVGPFELKTVSDSEELKEALALRYEVFHREMMGKTNPEGIDVDEFDFACDHLVIKEKRSNRIVGTYRLNCSLFTEKFYSGKEFMIGKLFAQPGVKLELGRACIHKDFRRGILISLLWRGIAEYMAASDAKLVFGCATVMTADPRKAALLTRYFEEEGRILQEFRTRPTLLFTMPLLHQFMDEIRDPLTETQRAEAESLVPPLCRAYLKAGASISGEPAWDQEFNCIDFLTILQRDDLNRSLWRKYKMDENQ, encoded by the coding sequence ATGATTAGCTCCTTAGCAGCCGCTGTAAGTCTTGAACGAGTTTCAATGAACCTTCAGTCTTTCTATCAACTTCGTCTTAACCGCATCCATAAGTTTAAAGCGAAGATTGATATAAAGCTTGAGGTCGGCCCCTTTGAACTAAAAACTGTTTCTGACAGCGAAGAACTAAAAGAAGCTTTAGCCTTAAGGTACGAAGTTTTTCATCGCGAGATGATGGGAAAAACAAATCCAGAAGGTATTGATGTCGACGAGTTCGATTTTGCCTGCGACCACTTAGTCATCAAAGAAAAGCGCAGTAACCGCATCGTCGGTACTTATCGTTTGAACTGTTCTTTATTCACAGAAAAGTTTTATTCTGGAAAAGAGTTTATGATCGGTAAACTTTTCGCTCAACCAGGGGTCAAATTAGAACTTGGCAGAGCTTGTATTCATAAGGATTTCCGCCGTGGTATTCTGATTTCTTTACTATGGCGTGGAATTGCTGAATATATGGCAGCTTCAGATGCGAAACTTGTTTTCGGTTGTGCGACGGTCATGACAGCAGATCCGCGCAAGGCCGCACTGTTAACACGTTACTTTGAAGAAGAAGGTCGTATTCTGCAAGAGTTCAGAACAAGGCCAACACTTTTATTTACAATGCCTTTATTACATCAGTTTATGGACGAAATACGCGACCCTCTCACGGAGACTCAGAGAGCGGAAGCGGAAAGTCTTGTCCCGCCTTTATGTCGCGCTTATTTGAAAGCGGGTGCTTCCATCAGCGGGGAACCAGCTTGGGACCAAGAATTTAACTGCATCGATTTCTTAACCATCTTGCAAAGAGATGATTTGAATCGCAGTTTATGGCGAAAATATAAAATGGATGAAAACCAATAA
- a CDS encoding amidohydrolase family protein — translation MNTAVHSQLTSALTKVISETNGISLSDTIDLLLSSDLQQRHPEAYQQVANFRELLNQFQINQVTISSLLKHPLSAALAEFFSHFPLKYNEEHIHLTGAINAEFIYPRLKKLLEGPHKAIYEEKIKEVYGENALPIRSVADVDKLIRLQENEGFSRYLKILYLPKLIFISREAHEEAAYHMAEELYHKYNVGKIRLKFSLSRSTASSSEQIPGIDDVTSEDVVLGLYDGFKKFQVKHPDFDFILSPSFRKESNHFDAEKFPNRQAHFIEQINQIIALLDQYPFLIRHLTDVDTVGDERELYRKEHFNEMQGGFRKLQYRGFKIRSHHGETWYTLKKGIQAVDNAMNIWHIDTLEHGISLGINPNKYFHRIYQDIHAKNQKGLAITEKDPLYRELSELDWGFNRHVLEKIKAGTVLSAEEDILFVKAKFHTAREVEHYQHDVLNRMIQKGVTLVSLPSSNNKLTGKFEDYKDHPFSWWEKKGVQLGVGTDNYVTLNTNFIYEMLILLYTDCVNLKITKLLMVTTGETRRPYISHLLWTMRKKLGKSN, via the coding sequence GTGAATACGGCAGTTCACTCTCAACTCACGTCAGCATTGACAAAAGTTATCAGCGAAACAAATGGCATTTCGCTGTCAGATACTATCGACCTGTTATTATCCTCTGATCTTCAGCAACGACACCCAGAAGCTTACCAGCAAGTTGCAAACTTTCGTGAATTGTTAAATCAGTTTCAGATCAATCAAGTCACAATCAGTTCTTTGCTAAAACATCCTTTATCAGCGGCTTTAGCTGAATTCTTCAGTCACTTTCCGCTGAAATACAATGAAGAACACATCCACTTAACGGGTGCCATCAACGCTGAATTTATTTACCCCCGCCTGAAAAAACTTTTAGAAGGTCCCCACAAAGCCATCTATGAAGAAAAAATCAAAGAAGTGTATGGGGAAAATGCTTTACCAATCCGATCAGTTGCTGACGTTGATAAACTAATTCGCCTGCAGGAAAACGAAGGCTTTTCGCGCTATCTTAAAATTTTATATTTACCAAAGTTGATCTTTATTTCCCGTGAGGCCCATGAGGAAGCCGCCTATCACATGGCTGAAGAGCTTTATCACAAATACAACGTTGGGAAAATCCGTCTTAAGTTTTCATTGTCGCGTTCGACGGCAAGTTCTTCAGAACAAATTCCTGGCATTGATGATGTGACTTCTGAAGATGTCGTGTTGGGATTATATGATGGCTTTAAAAAGTTTCAGGTAAAACATCCTGACTTTGATTTTATTTTATCCCCGTCATTCCGTAAGGAATCAAATCACTTTGATGCAGAAAAGTTTCCGAATCGCCAGGCGCATTTCATTGAGCAGATTAACCAGATCATCGCCCTTTTAGATCAGTACCCGTTTTTAATCAGACATCTTACGGATGTAGATACCGTGGGTGATGAGCGTGAACTTTACCGCAAAGAGCATTTCAATGAAATGCAAGGCGGCTTTAGAAAACTGCAATACCGCGGCTTCAAAATCAGATCCCATCATGGTGAAACTTGGTACACTTTGAAAAAAGGAATTCAAGCTGTGGATAATGCTATGAATATTTGGCATATCGATACGCTTGAACATGGAATCAGTTTAGGGATTAATCCAAATAAATATTTTCACCGCATTTACCAGGACATCCACGCTAAGAACCAAAAAGGTTTAGCAATCACCGAAAAGGATCCTCTTTACCGTGAACTTTCCGAACTTGATTGGGGCTTTAACCGCCACGTTCTAGAAAAGATCAAAGCAGGTACTGTTCTTAGTGCGGAAGAAGATATTTTGTTCGTTAAGGCAAAGTTCCACACCGCTCGCGAAGTTGAACATTATCAGCACGACGTTTTGAATCGCATGATTCAAAAAGGTGTGACATTGGTGTCCTTGCCCTCTTCAAATAATAAGCTTACGGGTAAGTTTGAAGATTACAAAGATCATCCTTTTTCGTGGTGGGAAAAAAAGGGAGTGCAACTTGGTGTCGGCACTGATAACTACGTGACATTGAACACCAATTTTATTTATGAAATGTTAATCTTGCTTTACACTGATTGTGTAAACCTTAAGATCACAAAATTATTAATGGTAACAACTGGGGAAACCCGCCGTCCGTACATTAGCCATCTATTGTGGACGATGAGAAAGAAACTTGGAAAGAGCAACTAG
- a CDS encoding L-threonylcarbamoyladenylate synthase, which yields MTVNEALTKAKNILDEGGVIGFPTETVYGLAARIDIPAAIEKIFITKERPFFDPLIVHVASIEQAKKVTAYWGPASQALAETFWPGPLTLILPRDPSINLMITSGLDNVGIRMPNHPLALEILQQVGVPLAAPSANKFGRTSPTSASHVRTEFKKEDVFVVDGGDCDIGIESTVLLVRHRPEKVELSILRRGFVLKSDIERVLSDKGFTFEFIEKIDKRESPGHMKHHYMPPVPLIVCTEEHRSAESILKEVNEKLGELPDEIESIKIIKPAGGIHSHSVLKLSNDPLLATREFYGKLREVALQGKDCILFYRTSQQVGERWESLFDRLNKAASLIV from the coding sequence ATGACGGTGAACGAGGCCTTAACAAAAGCCAAAAACATTCTGGATGAAGGGGGAGTCATTGGCTTCCCTACAGAAACAGTTTATGGCCTGGCGGCTCGTATCGATATACCCGCAGCCATTGAAAAGATTTTTATCACTAAAGAACGCCCGTTCTTTGATCCATTGATTGTCCATGTGGCTTCTATTGAACAAGCTAAGAAAGTCACTGCGTACTGGGGACCGGCGTCCCAAGCTTTAGCAGAAACATTCTGGCCAGGCCCATTGACTTTGATCTTACCAAGAGATCCCTCAATAAATTTGATGATCACCTCAGGATTAGACAATGTGGGAATCAGGATGCCCAATCATCCGTTGGCATTAGAAATCCTTCAGCAAGTTGGGGTTCCACTAGCAGCACCAAGTGCTAACAAGTTCGGAAGAACCTCGCCAACTTCAGCTTCCCACGTGCGCACCGAATTTAAAAAAGAAGATGTGTTTGTGGTTGATGGTGGGGACTGTGATATTGGTATTGAATCAACTGTGTTGTTGGTTCGTCACCGCCCAGAAAAGGTCGAGCTATCAATCCTAAGACGCGGCTTCGTTCTTAAGTCTGATATCGAAAGAGTCCTTTCAGATAAGGGTTTCACGTTTGAATTTATCGAAAAGATAGATAAACGCGAATCTCCAGGCCATATGAAACATCATTATATGCCACCGGTCCCATTGATCGTTTGTACAGAAGAACACCGTTCTGCTGAAAGCATTCTTAAAGAAGTAAATGAAAAGCTTGGCGAGCTTCCAGATGAAATTGAAAGTATCAAAATTATCAAACCTGCCGGGGGCATTCATAGCCATTCTGTTCTCAAGCTTTCAAACGATCCTTTATTAGCGACCCGCGAGTTTTATGGAAAACTTCGCGAAGTTGCCTTGCAAGGAAAAGACTGCATCTTATTTTACCGCACCTCCCAGCAAGTGGGCGAACGCTGGGAATCTTTATTTGATCGCTTGAATAAAGCGGCCTCTTTAATCGTTTAA
- a CDS encoding FKBP-type peptidyl-prolyl cis-trans isomerase — MRRVLAFNYVLKGPDGNVLDASERGQPLPFLEGAGQIIPKLEEEIKDLKEGDKKTVKIAAKDAYGEVRDNMFMDVPKEELAHLPQLEIGSHLRLELGQGAHIVRVTKITDSHVTLDGNHPLAGQDLEFSVEMALIREATTEEVLHGHPHGLHGNSGH; from the coding sequence ATGAGAAGAGTATTGGCGTTTAACTACGTTTTAAAAGGACCTGATGGAAATGTTTTGGATGCTTCTGAGCGTGGACAACCACTTCCTTTCTTAGAAGGTGCTGGTCAAATCATCCCAAAATTGGAAGAAGAAATTAAAGACCTTAAAGAGGGTGATAAAAAAACAGTTAAGATTGCTGCGAAGGATGCTTACGGCGAAGTTCGCGACAATATGTTCATGGATGTTCCTAAAGAAGAGCTAGCTCACTTGCCGCAACTTGAAATCGGCAGCCACTTGCGTTTGGAATTGGGCCAAGGCGCGCACATCGTTCGCGTAACTAAAATCACAGACTCCCATGTAACTTTAGATGGAAATCATCCTCTTGCTGGTCAAGATCTTGAGTTCAGCGTTGAGATGGCGTTGATTCGTGAAGCAACTACTGAAGAAGTGTTGCATGGGCATCCACACGGCCTACACGGTAACTCTGGTCACTAA
- a CDS encoding HNH endonuclease: MRVVSWQKALVLWFQNKVEILEYHSAFARSVHHRFQLPSVLRLKSYVKPRTSHAIRFCRENVYIRDNYTCQYCATKLPAKALTLDHVVPASHNGPKNWTNVVSACRDCNQRKANRTPRTANMPLLTEPRAPSWLPTLALEISADHVPPDWAPYLNLRLNTG, translated from the coding sequence ATGCGGGTTGTGAGTTGGCAGAAGGCCTTGGTTCTGTGGTTTCAAAACAAGGTAGAGATACTTGAGTATCATTCTGCCTTTGCCCGATCAGTACATCATCGGTTTCAGCTGCCGAGTGTTCTGAGGTTAAAGAGCTATGTTAAGCCTCGAACCTCGCACGCCATACGGTTTTGCCGAGAAAATGTTTATATCCGCGATAATTATACCTGCCAATACTGCGCCACCAAACTTCCTGCCAAAGCACTTACTCTTGATCACGTCGTGCCGGCATCTCATAACGGACCTAAAAATTGGACAAATGTTGTTTCTGCCTGCAGAGACTGCAATCAACGAAAAGCCAATCGCACACCACGAACTGCAAATATGCCTTTACTCACAGAGCCGCGCGCTCCATCATGGTTACCAACATTAGCACTGGAGATCAGCGCAGATCATGTTCCACCTGACTGGGCTCCGTATTTAAATTTAAGGCTTAACACGGGATGA
- a CDS encoding ABC transporter permease: MLLRLALRELRRSWSFGLFFIFNLSLGLTGFVTLEAFNQALENQIKANAQAILSADLAVSARRELNEDEVAKMKAAVPAGTQDSKVYEFFAMMNSSKGSRLVLVKAIDKGYPFYGEMELQSGKTIHAQSEKEILTSETAWIYPELKSQVGIDVGDEIKIGNLNLKVADLVKKDATQTFRALTLAPRVFVNRELLPQSGLIQFGSTFTAAHLFKLPEQGQSDVVREDLYKVLPDPAINIDTPSSAGEDSGRQLGYLSDYLGLVAIIALFMSALGAAYLYRLFLSTRMKEIAILRTLGLQSVQAVSVYIIQASLLGLLATIPTVVFSYLLLPFLSKLLNSFTPFDLQPQISAEALLICIITAVFGSFVVSLPFLVKIFDLKAAKLFSEEKFSVGEGPKRIWPFLPSLLLFYFLAINQANSIKTGSIFTASMIAVILSLLAIGYLTVKLAGLIKGFNRWFFKFSFLSLSRRAGASLAIFVALGLGALLINILPQLKNSLQAEFQTEGRSKIPSLFMFDIQSEQMDGVQQTLAKNQVQPLAVSPLIRARILKVNGMDYERKIETQGFKTREEEREARFRNRGVNLSYRTDLSTSETITDGRPISGPYADPDKPAELSVEYRFAERMGFKIGDRIVFDVQGVEVEGEIVNLRKVKWTSFQPNFFILVQPGVLDEAPKTFITAIPSLPDAKRTQLQNEIASQFSNISVVDVVRTVDEVLKTAEKMSWSLELMAALALVTGYIVLFSIVRSQIKLRRWELNMLKILGASWSEVASFILAEFAFLAFLAALTGSLLSIIVSFSLNTFIFESDFKLSWAQPLVSVLIITAFSLLISFLASLDIVKESALGVLREEK, translated from the coding sequence ATGCTATTGCGACTGGCCTTACGTGAACTTCGCCGCAGCTGGAGTTTTGGTTTATTTTTTATATTTAACTTAAGCTTGGGTTTAACTGGCTTTGTTACTTTAGAGGCTTTTAATCAGGCTTTAGAAAATCAGATTAAAGCAAATGCCCAGGCCATCTTATCAGCGGATTTAGCCGTGTCGGCGCGACGTGAGCTGAATGAAGATGAAGTGGCTAAGATGAAGGCGGCCGTTCCTGCTGGAACTCAAGATTCTAAGGTCTATGAATTCTTTGCGATGATGAATTCTAGCAAAGGGTCGCGACTTGTTTTAGTGAAGGCCATTGATAAGGGTTATCCCTTTTATGGCGAAATGGAGCTGCAATCCGGAAAAACCATTCATGCACAATCTGAAAAAGAAATTCTGACTTCTGAAACAGCATGGATTTATCCAGAATTAAAATCCCAAGTTGGAATCGATGTAGGCGATGAAATTAAAATTGGAAACCTGAATTTAAAAGTTGCGGATCTGGTAAAAAAGGATGCCACGCAAACTTTCCGTGCTTTGACCCTGGCTCCGCGAGTATTTGTGAACCGCGAGCTATTGCCCCAGTCAGGTCTAATTCAATTTGGCAGTACCTTTACGGCGGCTCACTTATTCAAACTTCCAGAACAAGGCCAATCAGATGTAGTTCGCGAAGACCTTTATAAGGTGTTGCCTGATCCTGCGATCAATATTGATACCCCATCTTCAGCAGGAGAGGACTCGGGCCGCCAGCTAGGTTATCTATCTGACTATTTAGGTTTAGTGGCTATCATTGCGTTATTCATGTCGGCTTTGGGGGCTGCTTACCTATATAGATTGTTCTTATCAACCCGGATGAAAGAAATTGCGATCCTTCGTACGTTAGGCCTGCAAAGTGTGCAGGCAGTAAGTGTCTATATTATTCAAGCATCGCTTTTAGGTTTGTTAGCCACAATTCCTACAGTGGTGTTTAGCTATTTGTTACTGCCGTTTTTAAGCAAACTTCTAAATTCTTTCACACCATTTGATTTGCAACCACAGATCAGCGCAGAAGCTTTATTAATTTGTATCATCACCGCAGTGTTCGGCAGCTTCGTGGTTAGTCTTCCGTTCCTGGTTAAGATATTCGACTTAAAAGCGGCAAAACTATTTAGCGAAGAAAAGTTTTCAGTGGGTGAGGGACCAAAACGTATTTGGCCATTCCTTCCCTCATTACTTCTATTTTACTTCTTAGCTATCAATCAGGCTAATTCCATTAAGACAGGAAGCATCTTCACAGCATCAATGATCGCTGTGATCTTAAGTCTTCTGGCGATTGGATATTTAACCGTGAAGTTGGCTGGATTGATAAAAGGGTTTAACCGCTGGTTTTTTAAATTTAGCTTCTTAAGTCTTTCCCGCAGAGCCGGGGCAAGTCTTGCCATTTTTGTTGCCTTAGGCTTGGGAGCGCTATTAATCAATATCCTTCCGCAATTAAAAAATTCCCTGCAGGCGGAATTCCAAACCGAAGGCAGAAGTAAAATTCCATCGCTATTTATGTTTGATATTCAAAGCGAGCAGATGGATGGGGTCCAGCAAACCCTTGCGAAAAACCAGGTTCAACCTTTAGCAGTTTCGCCTTTGATTCGTGCGCGAATTTTAAAAGTGAACGGCATGGACTATGAAAGAAAGATTGAAACTCAAGGCTTCAAAACCCGTGAAGAAGAACGCGAAGCGCGCTTCCGCAATCGCGGTGTGAATCTTTCGTACCGTACGGATCTTTCGACTTCAGAAACAATCACCGATGGCAGGCCGATCAGCGGTCCTTACGCCGATCCCGATAAGCCTGCCGAACTTTCAGTTGAATACAGATTTGCTGAACGCATGGGATTTAAGATCGGCGATCGCATTGTGTTTGATGTGCAAGGTGTTGAAGTTGAAGGCGAGATCGTGAACCTTCGTAAAGTAAAGTGGACAAGCTTTCAGCCCAATTTCTTTATCTTGGTTCAGCCGGGCGTCTTGGACGAAGCGCCGAAAACATTTATCACAGCTATTCCATCCTTACCGGATGCTAAAAGAACCCAGTTACAGAACGAAATCGCATCACAGTTTTCAAACATATCTGTTGTCGATGTAGTTCGAACTGTGGATGAAGTTCTAAAAACTGCAGAAAAAATGAGTTGGTCCCTTGAATTAATGGCAGCGTTAGCTTTGGTGACTGGCTATATCGTGCTGTTTTCGATCGTGCGCAGTCAGATTAAGTTGCGTCGTTGGGAACTGAACATGCTAAAAATCCTGGGTGCATCTTGGAGTGAAGTCGCAAGCTTCATTCTTGCTGAATTCGCTTTCTTAGCTTTTTTAGCTGCTTTAACCGGGTCGTTACTTAGCATTATTGTGAGTTTTTCGCTGAATACCTTTATTTTTGAAAGTGACTTTAAGCTTTCTTGGGCTCAACCACTGGTATCAGTTCTTATCATCACTGCATTTAGTTTATTGATTTCTTTCCTTGCAAGCCTGGATATTGTAAAAGAAAGTGCATTGGGTGTTCTGCGCGAGGAAAAATAA
- a CDS encoding GNAT family N-acetyltransferase gives MSLQYDIRKISTAETLDLRQRVLKPFLSKDECINPGDDLITTKHFGLFHECKLVCIATFILEPHPSLSSGFPYRLRGMATDEKYRGQGFGQILLRYGVEYLRQKRCDLVWFNARIKAFPFYEKQGYQYFGPLFEMKDIGPHKVMYKPLIPR, from the coding sequence ATGAGTTTACAGTACGACATTCGAAAGATTTCCACCGCTGAAACTTTAGATTTACGTCAGCGCGTTCTGAAACCTTTTCTTTCCAAAGATGAATGTATTAATCCGGGCGATGATTTAATAACCACCAAACATTTTGGCCTGTTTCACGAATGCAAACTTGTTTGCATCGCCACTTTTATTTTAGAACCTCATCCTTCGTTAAGTTCCGGATTTCCCTATCGCTTGCGTGGCATGGCTACTGACGAAAAATATCGCGGCCAGGGCTTTGGCCAAATTCTTTTACGCTATGGTGTCGAGTATCTTCGCCAAAAACGTTGTGACCTTGTTTGGTTTAATGCGCGCATCAAAGCTTTTCCGTTTTATGAAAAACAGGGTTATCAATATTTCGGTCCACTGTTTGAGATGAAAGACATCGGCCCCCATAAAGTCATGTACAAGCCTTTGATTCCTAGATAA